The genome window ACACAAACCGGCACAAACGGCTGCGAAAGCCCGAAAGAAGAGATCAAGATCCATATCAAAGCATTGCCATCGGCAACGATCTCCGGCAACACTACAATTGATCTGGGACAAACCGCTACGATCAGGGTCAAATTTACAGGCGATGGCCCATGGATGTATGCACTTTCAGACGGCAAAACCGACACAACTGATCAGATTAACCACGAGATTATGGTTAAGCCGGTCACGACTACGACTTATTTGCTAACCGAAGTTGCCAACGCTTGTGGTAAAGGTTTACCAATTGGCAGCGCATTGGTAACGGTAAAAGTCCCTACCATTAATTCAGGGAATCCGTCGGTGGCAGAAGCTTGTGCAGGAAAAACGTTCAGTGTTCCATTCCAGCAGTCAGGCGATTTCCCTTCCGAAAACACGTTTAAAGTACAGATCGCTACGGAGAATACAGATGCCAAATTTATCAGCATTCCATCCGTTGCCTCGTCCAATATCATTACTGCCACATTCCCGGATACGACGCTGGCAGGAAGCTATTACGTTCGCGTGGTGAGCTCTGGCAAAAACCCCGACTTTACCGTTAAAGGCAGCGTAAGCGCGATCACCATTACGGCAAGTCCGCTTCCGGTTGCTACAATTACCGGCACCCAAACGATCCTGATGGGCGATAAAGCGGATATGAAAATTGAAACCACAGGAAAAGCACCGTGGACGTTTACATTAAGCAATGGCACAAAAGACTCGCTGATCACTGCATCTGTGACTCCCTATACATTCAAACTAGCGCCAAAAGCTACGACCATTTATACTATTTCGAAGGTGACCAATGGCTGTGGAACCGGCAAAGGGGCTGGCAGCGCAAGGGTTCAGGTTGACCCGATCCTGGGCGTTGAGCCGCCTGCATCTGCTGATTGGGTGAAGGTTTATCCAACGCTTGTGACAACACAATGCACCGTGGAAATTGACGGCATTATTGCGCCAAGAGAAGCCCGCGCAGAGGTTATTGACCTTAACGGCCGCTCCCGCGCAGTGAAAAACATCAACCAGAAAGTAACAGACGTAGACTTCTCCTCCTACCCTTCCGGACTTTACCTGCTGAGGGTTACGAACGGAAACAGGAGCACCGTTTGGCGCGTTATGAAGCCATAATTAGGACACAGTAAGCTACAAACGGGACATTTATTGCTTGGCAATGAATGTCCCGTTTTCATTCATAAACGAATCATACATTGAACATTCAGGCAGACATTCTTGACAATTACTTCATGACTGAAGCCATGCGGCAAGCTGAAAAAGCGTACGAAGAAGGTGAAATTCCCGTCGGCGCGGTCGTTGTGATTGGCGAGCGGATTATTGGGAAGGGCTATAACCAAACCGAAAAATTACATGACGTAACTGCTCACGCAGAGATGATTGCGATCACCGCCGCGTCAGATAATCTAGGATCTAAATATCTTCAGGATTGCACATTGTACGTAACACTCGAACCTTGTGTCATGTGCGCCGGCGCGCTCTATTGGACGCAAATGAACCGCGTGGTGTTTGGTGCTGCCGATGAAAAGCGTGGATTTTCGAGGCTCGGCAAGGCAATTTTGCACCCCAAAACGACGCTCACAACCGGAATTTTGGCAACCGAATCGCAGGAACTGCTACTCAAATTTTTTAAGAGATTAAGAACATAAAGCCTTTTTCTGCTGTTAGCCTAGTGATACAGCATATTTTTTAAACATTAAACTACACTGAAAATGGCGTTTACACTAGATCCCTTACCTTACGCAAACAATGCATTGGAACCACATTTCGACGCATTGACCATGGAGATACATCACGACCGTCACCATCAGGCATATGTTACCAATTTGAATGCAGCGGTAGCTGGCACTGAGCTGGAAGGCAAAAGCATAGAAGAAATCGT of Dyadobacter chenhuakuii contains these proteins:
- a CDS encoding nucleoside deaminase, whose amino-acid sequence is MTEAMRQAEKAYEEGEIPVGAVVVIGERIIGKGYNQTEKLHDVTAHAEMIAITAASDNLGSKYLQDCTLYVTLEPCVMCAGALYWTQMNRVVFGAADEKRGFSRLGKAILHPKTTLTTGILATESQELLLKFFKRLRT